GACGACGACCCGTCGTCGCCGCCGGGGGACGGACCCACGGACGACGACCACGACGAACGCGACTCGGGTGTGGAGTCCCTGCTGGAGTTCGAGGACCTCGACCCGTGGGAGGCGACCGCGGGCGACCTGTCTGCCGACGCCGGGGCGGAACCGGGGTCGGGGTCGGCGCGGATCGACGTCGGTCCCGGCGAGGAGCGGGCCCGGATCGAGCGCCCGCTCGAACTCGACCTCTCGGAACACCGCCTCGCGATCACCTGTCGGGTTGACGCGGGGGGCGCGCCCTCCCAGTCGGTCGACGTCATCGTGGAGGACGCGGCCGAACACAGCCTCCGGTTCCGCACGCGGGTGTTCGAGACCGGGTCCGAGGCGGGGTTCTACCGGCTCCACGCCGGCACGTACGACCTGCGCACCGCCGAGGCCCCCGATCTGGGGGAGATCGAGCGCATCCGGATCCAGGCGGGGTTCGAGAGGGTACCGGAGGCGACGCTCTGGCTGGACCGACTGGAGGCGCTCGCGCTCCCCGAGACGCCGAAGCTCGTGATCCAGTGGGACGACGGCCACGAGTCGCAGTACACCGAGGCGTTCGAGATCCAGTCGCGCTACGGGATCCCGTCGACCTCGTTCGTGAACACGAACAGCATCGGGGCGGACGAACGGCTCGACGTCGAGCAGATGCACGAGATGCGCGAGGCGGGCTGGGAGTTCGGGAGCCACCTGATGGACCACGTCCACCTCGCCGAGACCGACCCCGCCGAACAGGAACGCCAGATCACCGGCGCGAAACGGTGGTTGATCGACAACGGCTTCGAGGAGAGCGCGGAGTACCTCGCGTACCCCTACGGCGAGTACGACCAGTCGAGCTACGAACTGGTGAGCGAACACCACACGATCGCGATGGTCGGCGGCGAACCCGGATACGGGCTTCCCGTCAACGGCGCGCACGTCGGCCGGTCGTCCGAGCGAACCCTCGCGGGCGTGCGCGCGTACCTCGATCACCTCACCCACTGGGGCGGGTTCGGCGGGCTGTTCTGGCACGCGATCCCGGACGAGACGCCGATCGAGGAGTTCGACGCGATCATGCGCCACGTCCACGACCGCGAGGCCGCGGGCGAGATCGACGTCATCACGCTCGGCGACCTCGAACGGCTGATGGCCGAGTAGGACCCGCCGATCGCGGAATCGTCGCTCGCGCACGAGGTCGCCCTCCAGTCGGCTATCGAGCGACACGACGGGCTGCATACCGGTGCCGCGAGATATATATCCCTCCTAGCAAGGGCTATAACACGGTTCGTCGTAGCCGCGAACGGCGAGATGAGATACCGATCAGCGACACTCCTCCTCGCGGTGGGGACTGGAGTGATCATACTGGCCGCGGGTACGGAACGGACCGAACGATCCGAGGGGGGATACGACCTCCGGTACGTATCGATCGACCGGGACCGTGGCGGTGGCGCGATCGCCGCGACCGGAGGGGCGTGCTGATGTACTCCCGCTTCGAGATCCGCCGGGCGCTCGCGAACCCGGTGCGGATCGGCCTCGAGTGCAACCGACTGTACCACCGGCGGGGCTATCGGCGGGCGTACAACCACGCGGGCGTGGACGTCTTCGCCGAGGACTGGGACTCGATGATCCTCCTCGACGCGTGTCGGTACGACCTCTTCGAGCGACGCTCGACGCTGCCCGGAACGCTCGAATCGCGCACCTCGCGCGGGTCGGGCACCGCCGAGTTCCTCCGGGGAAACGTCGCCGGCCGCGACCTCCTGGATACGGTGTACGTGACGGCGAACCCGCAGCTGTATCGGTACCGCGAGGACCTCGACGCGACGTTCCACGACGTGATCCACGTCTGGATGGAGGAGGGCTGGGACGAGGAGTACGGGACCGTCCTGCCCGAGACGACGACGCGGTACGCGCTGGAGGCGGCCGAGCGCTACCCCGATAAGCGACTGCTCGTCCACTACCTCCAGCCCCACTACCCGTTCGTCGGCTCGGAGACGACCTTCGACAAGGGCCACGTCGAGGACCCCGACGGGGGCGAAGACGTCTTCTGGATCCGCCTCATGGACGGGCGACTCGACGTCGACCGCGAGACGGTGTGGGACGCCTACGCGAGGAACCTCGACCTCGCGCTCCCGCACGTCGAGTCGCTCGTGGAGGCGTTCGAGGGCCGGACGGTCGTCACCTCGGATCACGGGAACCTGCTCGACGAGCGCGTCTTCCCGCTGCCCATGCGCGTCTGGGGCCACCCGAAGGGGATCCACGTCGAGGACCTGGTGAAGGTGCCGTGGCTGGTCCACGAGACCGGAAACCGAAAGGAGGTCGTCGCGGATGCCCCCGTCTCGGAGGGCCGAACCGTCTCGGAGGACGTAATGGAGGGCCGCCTCGAAGCCCTCGGCTACGTCTGATCACGGCTCGCCGGGCCGACTCGCCGGGCCGACCCCGGCTACACCTGCTCCTCGCGGGGCGTGATCTCGATCTCCTCGAGGGCCTCGAGGGTCCCCTCCTCCTCGGCTCGTTCGATCTTCGATATCTCCCTCGCGTAGTGGAGGAAGGTGTCGACGGAGGCGATCACGACGCGGGCCTCGATCGTGAGGATCTCTATTCCGACGAGCGAGACCCGTATCCAGATGTCGATGACGACGCCCTTATCGAGGATGCGATCGAGCACCTCCGCGAGACTCGACGTGTGTGGTCTGTTCGAACTCATGGTTTCTCCCCACCCGATACGACGGCTCCCCTCCTTACTGTTTGCCCATCCCTAGCAAGGAGGTGGTCGGCGGTTCGTTCGTGGCGGTTCGTACCGACGACCCGCGTGGTACGGCGGGCATACCACCGGTAAGGGATCAATAACGAATCACGTCGGTCGCCTGCTCCCGGCCATGTACCGAACCGTCCGAGCGACGAGCGGGACGATCCGACCATGACGCGCGCGAAGCGAGCGAGGCCTCCGGATCGCCGGGTTCCGGCGGACGTGCCGATCGTCGCGGCGTTCCTCCTGCTCGCGAACGGGATCATCGCGTTCGCGCCGTGGCAGGCCCTCCACGTCGTTCCGGGCCTGGTGCTCCTGTTGTTCGTTCCGGGGTACGCCCTCTTGACCGTCCTCTTTCCGGGCCGACCGGACGCCGACCACTCGATCGTCGGCGGGATCGACGGGGTGGAGCGGGTCGCCCTCTCGTTCGGGCTGAGCGTCGCGCTGGTGCCGCTGCTCTACCTGATCGCCTACCTGTTCGGTCGGCTGAACCCGCCCTCGACGCTCATGCTGTTCGGCGTGCTCAACGGCTTCGTCGTCCTCGCCATGCTCCTCGGGGTGGTCCGACGCAAGGAGCTGTCCCCGGCGCGCCGGTTCGACCTGCCCGCACGCGGGGCGATCGCACCCGAGGTGGCCGACCGGCGAACCGATCGGCGCGGCTTTCTCGCCGATATCGCCCTCGGAGGGGCGGTCGTGGCCGCCGTCGGGAGCCTCGCGTACGCGATCAGCGACCCCGGCGACGGCGAGCGCTTCACCGAGTTCCAACTCCTCTCGCGGACGGGCGGCGGCGAGTACGTCGCGGGCGACTACCGGACGGTCCTCACGGCGGGCGAGCCCCAGTCACAGATCGTCGGGATCGAGAACCACGAACAC
The DNA window shown above is from Halalkalicoccus sp. NIPERK01 and carries:
- a CDS encoding polysaccharide deacetylase family protein, giving the protein MGVNRRRFLVASGVAGLAGCTGHLFDIGPDEGEPSGDDDPSSPPGDGPTDDDHDERDSGVESLLEFEDLDPWEATAGDLSADAGAEPGSGSARIDVGPGEERARIERPLELDLSEHRLAITCRVDAGGAPSQSVDVIVEDAAEHSLRFRTRVFETGSEAGFYRLHAGTYDLRTAEAPDLGEIERIRIQAGFERVPEATLWLDRLEALALPETPKLVIQWDDGHESQYTEAFEIQSRYGIPSTSFVNTNSIGADERLDVEQMHEMREAGWEFGSHLMDHVHLAETDPAEQERQITGAKRWLIDNGFEESAEYLAYPYGEYDQSSYELVSEHHTIAMVGGEPGYGLPVNGAHVGRSSERTLAGVRAYLDHLTHWGGFGGLFWHAIPDETPIEEFDAIMRHVHDREAAGEIDVITLGDLERLMAE
- the gvpA gene encoding gas vesicle protein GvpA, which gives rise to MSSNRPHTSSLAEVLDRILDKGVVIDIWIRVSLVGIEILTIEARVVIASVDTFLHYAREISKIERAEEEGTLEALEEIEITPREEQV
- a CDS encoding DUF1616 domain-containing protein, with the translated sequence MTRAKRARPPDRRVPADVPIVAAFLLLANGIIAFAPWQALHVVPGLVLLLFVPGYALLTVLFPGRPDADHSIVGGIDGVERVALSFGLSVALVPLLYLIAYLFGRLNPPSTLMLFGVLNGFVVLAMLLGVVRRKELSPARRFDLPARGAIAPEVADRRTDRRGFLADIALGGAVVAAVGSLAYAISDPGDGERFTEFQLLSRTGGGEYVAGDYRTVLTAGEPQSQIVGIENHEHVRTTYTVVAELQRVDTEGDSARLLERGDRTERTVSVAPGESAYLEQGVTPDIVAENLRLAYMLYTNASPIDDPYRELHLWVDVYEPGTEPTGA